In Nocardioides conyzicola, one genomic interval encodes:
- a CDS encoding CPBP family glutamic-type intramembrane protease, which produces MSTAVRQAVTVGFLALGTVLLGISFRIEPGSAWFYPSALALAATWAVGAFASGPVPLGKRGPVLPLLVGAGLAGVFVLGALVVREIPLLEDQVAAVTAYAVRGSGPLVFAVTLLTGAGEELFFRGAVYARVPERPVIGSTLVYALVTVATGNAALVLAAALLGLVVGLVRQRSGGVLAPAITHMTWSLVMLLALPALF; this is translated from the coding sequence ATGTCGACAGCAGTACGCCAGGCCGTGACGGTCGGCTTCCTGGCGCTCGGCACCGTGCTGCTCGGGATCTCCTTCCGGATCGAGCCCGGCAGCGCCTGGTTCTACCCCTCCGCCCTCGCGCTCGCCGCGACCTGGGCCGTCGGCGCGTTCGCCAGCGGCCCGGTGCCGCTCGGCAAGCGGGGCCCGGTGCTCCCGCTGCTCGTCGGCGCGGGACTGGCCGGCGTCTTCGTGCTGGGAGCGCTCGTCGTGCGGGAGATCCCGCTGCTCGAGGACCAGGTCGCCGCGGTCACGGCGTACGCCGTCCGCGGGTCGGGCCCGCTCGTCTTCGCGGTCACGCTCCTGACCGGTGCCGGCGAGGAGCTCTTCTTCCGGGGCGCGGTCTACGCGCGCGTGCCGGAGCGCCCGGTCATCGGCAGCACCCTCGTCTACGCGCTCGTCACCGTCGCGACCGGCAACGCGGCGCTGGTGCTGGCCGCCGCGCTCCTCGGCCTGGTGGTCGGGCTCGTGCGGCAGCGGTCGGGCGGCGTGCTGGCACCGGCGATCACCCACATGACCTGGTCGCTGGTCATGCTGCTGGCGCTGCCGGCCTTGTTCTAG
- a CDS encoding NAD(P)H-binding protein, translating to MSGVSPSPEQSVVLVTGATGFVGSRLVPELIDRGLHVRAMTRHPETYDGPGEAVGGDVSDPGTLAAPLDGVDVAVYLVHALDDDDFEERDADAARAFGLAAAACGVRQIVFLGGLGKDGDDLSPHLRSRREVERLLGESGVPVTVLRAAIVVGAGGISWEMTRQLVKHLPAMVVPKWAATRTQPIALDDVVRYLAGVVGLDKAFGQTYEIGGPDQLSYVEMLQQASEVIQGKRVPILTVPVLTPKLSARWLSFVTDVDATTGRNLIESMGTEVIVTDHSIRDVVPGEPLTYVEAVRRAVAEG from the coding sequence ATGTCAGGTGTGTCCCCATCCCCTGAGCAGAGCGTCGTTCTCGTCACCGGAGCAACCGGGTTCGTCGGGAGTCGGCTCGTCCCCGAGCTGATCGACCGCGGGCTCCACGTGCGGGCGATGACCCGCCACCCCGAGACGTACGACGGGCCGGGCGAGGCCGTCGGGGGCGACGTCAGCGACCCGGGCACGCTGGCCGCACCTCTCGACGGCGTCGACGTCGCGGTCTACCTCGTGCACGCCCTGGACGACGACGACTTCGAGGAGCGCGACGCGGACGCGGCCCGTGCCTTCGGCCTGGCGGCCGCGGCCTGCGGCGTACGCCAGATCGTGTTCCTGGGCGGACTCGGCAAGGACGGCGACGACCTGTCGCCACACCTGCGTTCGCGCCGCGAGGTCGAGCGGCTCCTCGGCGAGTCGGGCGTCCCGGTGACGGTGCTGCGCGCGGCGATCGTGGTCGGCGCCGGCGGCATCTCGTGGGAGATGACCCGCCAGCTCGTCAAGCACCTGCCGGCGATGGTGGTCCCGAAGTGGGCCGCCACCCGGACCCAGCCGATCGCCCTCGACGACGTCGTCCGCTACCTGGCGGGCGTCGTGGGTCTCGACAAGGCCTTCGGCCAGACCTACGAGATCGGCGGCCCCGACCAGCTCAGCTACGTCGAGATGCTGCAGCAGGCCAGCGAGGTCATCCAGGGCAAGCGGGTCCCGATCCTGACGGTGCCGGTGCTCACGCCGAAGCTGTCGGCGCGCTGGCTGTCCTTCGTCACCGACGTCGACGCCACGACCGGGCGCAACCTGATCGAGTCCATGGGCACCGAGGTGATCGTGACCGACCACTCGATCCGCGACGTCGTGCCCGGCGAGCCGCTCACCTACGTCGAGGCCGTGCGGCGCGCGGTGGCCGAGGGCTAG
- a CDS encoding MerR family transcriptional regulator: protein MNDSGESLRELLTLDELTTRVGMSVRNIRFYTTKGLVPPPIRRGRSGYYSPDHVARLELVQELQAHGFTLSAIEKYVARIPADATPQDIALHRTMLAPWQADLPVEMSRAELDTRAGRSLSDEDLTTLSALGIVFPARRGRYEVAVSQLSVGLGLLDLGFPLEAALAAAEVYASHGRQLAKELNELFRTMVWPVYREAGADADTLREVVERLKPLSIASLVSAYEAAMDETRREDIARRAR from the coding sequence ATGAACGACAGCGGCGAGTCACTGCGGGAGCTGCTGACGCTCGACGAGCTGACCACGCGGGTCGGCATGAGCGTGCGCAACATCCGCTTCTACACGACCAAGGGCCTGGTGCCGCCGCCGATCCGGCGCGGACGGTCCGGCTACTACAGCCCCGACCACGTGGCGCGGCTCGAGCTGGTCCAGGAGCTGCAGGCCCACGGCTTCACGCTGTCCGCGATCGAGAAGTACGTCGCCCGCATCCCTGCCGACGCCACGCCCCAGGACATCGCCCTGCACCGCACGATGCTCGCGCCCTGGCAGGCCGACCTGCCCGTCGAGATGTCGCGGGCCGAGCTCGACACCCGGGCGGGCCGCAGCCTCTCCGACGAGGACCTGACGACCCTGTCCGCGCTCGGCATCGTCTTCCCTGCCCGACGGGGCCGCTACGAGGTGGCGGTCTCCCAGCTCTCGGTGGGCCTAGGCCTGCTCGACCTCGGCTTCCCTCTCGAGGCCGCGCTCGCCGCCGCCGAGGTCTACGCGTCGCACGGCCGCCAGCTCGCCAAGGAGCTCAACGAGCTCTTCCGCACCATGGTCTGGCCGGTCTACCGGGAGGCCGGCGCGGACGCCGACACCCTGCGCGAGGTCGTCGAACGGCTCAAGCCGCTGTCGATCGCCAGCCTGGTCTCGGCGTACGAGGCGGCCATGGACGAGACCCGCCGCGAGGACATCGCCCGCCGGGCCCGGTAG
- a CDS encoding acetyl-CoA C-acetyltransferase — translation MAEAFVYDHIRTPRGKGKAAGTLHEVKPVDLIVGLLDEIQVRNPTLDPERVDDVVLGVVSPIGEQGGDIAKTAALKAGYPDTVAGVQLNRFCASGLEAVNQAASRVRGGFEDLIFAGGVESMSRVAMGSDGGAWASDPATAFQAGFVPQGIGADLIATIEGWSRDDVDAYAAESHHRAAKAWANGYFSDAVVPVRDLNGLTILDHDETIRPDTSPEGLAGLKPSFAGIGADAGFDDVALEKYHWVERINHVHHAGNSSGIVDGAALMAIGTEEIGSQLGLTPRARIIATAVSGADPTIMLTGPAPAARKALARAGLEVSDIDLFEINEAFAAVAMRFMRDLDISHEITNVNGGAIAMGHPLGATGAMILGTLVDELQRRDLRRGLATLCVGGGMGIATIVELV, via the coding sequence ATGGCTGAAGCATTCGTGTACGACCACATTCGGACGCCGCGCGGCAAGGGCAAGGCGGCAGGGACGCTGCACGAGGTGAAGCCGGTCGACCTGATCGTCGGTCTCCTCGACGAGATCCAGGTCCGCAACCCCACCCTCGACCCGGAGCGCGTCGACGACGTCGTGCTCGGCGTGGTCTCGCCGATCGGCGAGCAGGGTGGCGACATCGCCAAGACCGCGGCGCTCAAGGCCGGCTACCCCGACACCGTCGCGGGCGTGCAGCTCAACCGCTTCTGCGCCTCCGGCCTGGAGGCGGTCAACCAGGCCGCGTCGCGGGTCCGCGGTGGCTTCGAGGACCTGATCTTCGCCGGCGGCGTCGAGTCGATGAGCCGCGTGGCCATGGGCTCCGACGGCGGCGCCTGGGCCTCCGACCCGGCCACCGCCTTCCAGGCCGGCTTCGTGCCGCAGGGCATCGGCGCCGACCTGATCGCCACGATCGAGGGCTGGAGCCGCGACGACGTCGACGCGTACGCCGCGGAGTCGCACCACCGCGCCGCGAAGGCCTGGGCCAACGGCTACTTCTCCGACGCCGTGGTCCCGGTGCGCGACCTCAACGGCCTGACGATCCTCGACCACGACGAGACGATCCGTCCCGACACCAGCCCCGAGGGCCTGGCCGGGCTGAAGCCCAGCTTCGCCGGCATCGGCGCCGACGCGGGCTTCGACGACGTGGCGCTCGAGAAGTACCACTGGGTCGAGCGGATCAACCACGTGCACCACGCCGGCAACTCGTCCGGGATCGTCGACGGCGCCGCGCTGATGGCGATCGGCACCGAGGAGATCGGCAGCCAGCTCGGCCTGACCCCGCGGGCGCGCATCATCGCCACCGCGGTCTCTGGTGCCGACCCGACGATCATGCTGACCGGTCCCGCGCCGGCCGCCCGCAAGGCGCTCGCCCGCGCGGGTCTCGAGGTGTCGGACATCGACCTCTTCGAGATCAACGAGGCGTTCGCCGCCGTGGCCATGCGTTTCATGCGCGACCTGGACATCAGCCACGAGATCACCAACGTCAACGGCGGCGCGATCGCGATGGGTCACCCGCTCGGCGCGACCGGCGCGATGATCCTCGGCACCCTGGTCGACGAGCTCCAGCGGCGCGACCTGCGCCGTGGCCTCGCCACGCTCTGCGTCGGCGGTGGCATGGGCATCGCCACCATCGTCGAGCTCGTCTGA
- a CDS encoding 3-hydroxyacyl-CoA dehydrogenase NAD-binding domain-containing protein: protein MSTSTTEQTAVQYDRDADGIVTLTLDDPTASANTMNELYLESMAAAVQRLYDEQDDVTGVVIASAKKTFFAGGNLKNMVTATKDDAGSVFAMGEAVKAGLRKLEKFPKPVVAAINGAALGGGFEICLATNHRIAVDDDKVLIGLPESTLGLLPGGGGVTRVVRLLGLQQGLMDVLLPGTQFKPSAAKEKGLVDELVATREELVPAAKAWIKANPDESQNPWDKPGYKMPGGNPKSPAIAAFLPAFPALLRKQTKGALYQAPRAILSAAVEGASVDFETASRIESRYLTNLIVNQGSKNMIQAFFFDLQAINAGKLRPQGIEPYKAVKVGVLGAGMMGAGIAYSCARAGMEVVLKDVSAEGAAKGKAYSESLNAKAVSRGKLTEEKSQALLDRITPTADPADLAGCDLVIEAVFEDPALKQQVFAEIAPYVNADALLCSNTSTLPITELATGVDRPADFIGLHFFSPVDKMPLVEIIKGKETSDVALAKAYDVVQQIRKTPIVVNDSRGFYTSRVIGTMVNEGLAMLAEGVHPVSIERAGTQDGYPVGPLQLSDELNMELMAKIGKASKDAVERDGGTYTPHPGEAVVAKMIEIGRPSRLKGAGFYEYVDGKRTGVWSGLAETFPVAAESIPFADIKDRLLFVEAIETAKCFEEGVIESAAAANIGSIMGIGFPALTGGAAQFMTGYENAEGQIGLGAFVARADELAEKYGDRFRPTAYLRDLAASGGSFPA, encoded by the coding sequence ATGAGCACCAGCACCACGGAACAGACCGCGGTCCAGTACGACCGCGACGCCGACGGCATCGTCACGCTGACCCTCGACGACCCGACCGCCAGCGCCAACACGATGAACGAGCTCTACCTCGAGTCGATGGCCGCGGCGGTCCAGCGGCTGTACGACGAGCAGGACGACGTCACGGGTGTCGTCATCGCCAGCGCGAAGAAGACCTTCTTCGCCGGCGGCAACCTCAAGAACATGGTGACCGCGACCAAGGACGACGCCGGGTCCGTCTTCGCCATGGGCGAGGCCGTGAAGGCCGGGCTGCGCAAGCTCGAGAAGTTCCCGAAGCCCGTCGTGGCCGCGATCAACGGCGCCGCCCTCGGCGGTGGCTTCGAGATCTGCCTGGCCACCAACCACCGGATCGCGGTCGACGACGACAAGGTGCTCATCGGCCTGCCCGAGTCGACCCTCGGTCTGCTGCCCGGCGGCGGCGGTGTGACCCGCGTCGTCCGCCTCCTCGGTCTGCAGCAGGGCCTGATGGACGTGCTGCTGCCCGGCACGCAGTTCAAGCCGAGCGCCGCGAAGGAGAAGGGCCTGGTCGACGAGCTGGTCGCGACCCGCGAGGAGCTGGTCCCGGCCGCGAAGGCGTGGATCAAGGCCAACCCCGACGAGTCGCAGAACCCGTGGGACAAGCCCGGCTACAAGATGCCCGGCGGCAACCCGAAGTCCCCCGCGATCGCGGCGTTCCTGCCGGCGTTCCCGGCCCTGCTGCGCAAGCAGACCAAGGGTGCGCTCTACCAGGCGCCGCGGGCGATCCTGTCCGCCGCGGTCGAGGGCGCGTCGGTCGACTTCGAGACCGCCTCGCGCATCGAGTCGCGCTACCTGACCAACCTGATCGTCAACCAGGGCTCGAAGAACATGATCCAGGCGTTCTTCTTCGACCTGCAGGCGATCAACGCCGGCAAGCTGCGCCCGCAGGGCATCGAGCCCTACAAGGCGGTCAAGGTCGGCGTCCTGGGCGCCGGCATGATGGGCGCCGGCATCGCCTACTCCTGTGCCCGTGCGGGCATGGAGGTCGTGCTCAAGGACGTCAGCGCCGAGGGCGCGGCCAAGGGCAAGGCCTACTCCGAGTCCCTCAACGCCAAGGCCGTCTCGCGCGGCAAGCTCACCGAGGAGAAGTCGCAGGCGCTGCTCGACCGCATCACGCCGACCGCCGACCCGGCCGACCTGGCCGGCTGCGACCTGGTGATCGAGGCGGTCTTCGAGGACCCGGCCCTCAAGCAGCAGGTCTTCGCCGAGATCGCGCCGTACGTCAACGCGGACGCGCTGCTCTGCAGCAACACCTCGACCCTGCCGATCACCGAGCTCGCGACCGGCGTGGACCGCCCGGCCGACTTCATCGGTCTGCACTTCTTCTCCCCGGTGGACAAGATGCCGCTGGTCGAGATCATCAAGGGCAAGGAGACCTCGGACGTCGCCCTCGCCAAGGCGTACGACGTGGTGCAGCAGATCCGCAAGACCCCGATCGTCGTCAACGACAGCCGTGGCTTCTACACCTCGCGCGTCATCGGCACGATGGTCAACGAGGGCCTGGCGATGCTCGCCGAGGGCGTGCACCCGGTCAGCATCGAGCGCGCCGGCACCCAGGACGGCTACCCGGTCGGCCCGCTCCAGCTCAGCGACGAGCTGAACATGGAGCTGATGGCCAAGATCGGCAAGGCGAGCAAGGACGCGGTCGAGCGCGACGGCGGCACCTACACGCCGCACCCGGGCGAGGCGGTTGTCGCGAAGATGATCGAGATCGGTCGTCCGTCGCGGCTCAAGGGCGCGGGCTTCTACGAGTACGTCGACGGCAAGCGCACCGGCGTCTGGTCGGGCCTGGCCGAGACCTTCCCGGTCGCCGCCGAGTCGATCCCGTTCGCCGACATCAAGGACCGGCTCCTCTTCGTCGAGGCGATCGAGACCGCGAAGTGCTTCGAGGAGGGCGTCATCGAGTCGGCCGCCGCGGCCAACATCGGCTCGATCATGGGCATCGGCTTCCCGGCGCTGACCGGCGGGGCCGCCCAGTTCATGACCGGCTACGAGAACGCCGAGGGCCAGATCGGCCTCGGTGCCTTCGTCGCCCGTGCCGACGAGCTCGCCGAGAAGTACGGCGACCGGTTCCGCCCGACGGCGTACCTGCGCGACCTGGCCGCCTCCGGCGGCTCGTTCCCCGCGTAA
- a CDS encoding histidine phosphatase family protein, giving the protein MGVLLLVRHGQASFGTADYDVLSETGWEQGRLLGGWLRERGAAPTAVVRGGMRRHRETAEVAGWSAEVDAGWDEFDHLSVVASDPDAPAGDLDRRAFQRAFELATARWTSGGHDDDYAEPWPAFRARVDASFAAACARAGTGETALVVTSGGPIAAVCARLVDPDADDATFARLWGRFNTVLINSSVSRVVVGPSGPRLLTFNEHPHLEGDVLTYR; this is encoded by the coding sequence GTGGGGGTCCTGCTGCTGGTCCGGCACGGTCAGGCGTCGTTCGGCACCGCCGACTACGACGTCCTGTCCGAGACCGGCTGGGAGCAGGGCCGCCTGCTGGGCGGGTGGCTGCGCGAGCGCGGCGCGGCCCCGACCGCGGTCGTCCGCGGTGGGATGCGCCGCCACCGGGAGACCGCCGAGGTGGCGGGGTGGAGCGCCGAGGTCGACGCCGGCTGGGACGAGTTCGACCACCTGAGCGTGGTCGCGTCGGACCCGGACGCACCGGCCGGCGACCTCGACCGCCGCGCGTTCCAGCGGGCCTTCGAGCTCGCGACCGCGCGCTGGACCTCCGGCGGGCACGACGACGACTACGCCGAGCCGTGGCCGGCGTTCCGGGCCCGGGTCGACGCATCGTTCGCGGCCGCCTGCGCCCGAGCGGGGACGGGGGAGACCGCTCTGGTCGTGACGTCGGGGGGCCCGATCGCGGCGGTGTGCGCGCGCCTGGTGGACCCGGACGCCGATGACGCGACCTTCGCCCGGCTGTGGGGACGCTTCAACACCGTGCTGATCAACTCGTCCGTGAGCCGGGTCGTCGTGGGCCCGAGCGGACCCCGGCTGCTCACCTTCAACGAGCACCCCCATCTCGAAGGCGACGTCCTCACCTACCGCTGA
- a CDS encoding S8 family serine peptidase gives MTFSGWASANSSRSRRILGAVSTGAVLAALLAGVPLESASAATGGSSPGVTLKAGRYVVMLREPSATGASTGTTFNARSQRVTAYRTHLRQTHASIAKQYGTKPVMDFTAATNGFVADLTKAQALDLSTDKRVLLLEKSQTLKLDTWHTPKFLGLTGKNGAWTKHGGAKKAGAGVVVADLDSGIWPESKSFAGEKLTKKAKTPWDIKRRGTSTRMEKADGSLFRGECVIAEKWDRDDCNTKIISARYYGDSFFQSVPPADLAATENVSPRDGGGHGTHTASTAAGDPVKNVTTEKRKFGTVMGMAPAARLAVYKVCWEAADPDKSGCNNADSIAAIDQAVIDGADVLNFSIGGGASPTLDGVELAFEGAAEAGIFVSASAGNSGPGASTLDHPSPWLTTVAASTAYNYENTVVLGNGKKLVGASIATKPVKKTKVVDAAKSAAAGVDADEAALCAPDSLDTAKVNGKIVVCLRGVYDRVAKSAEVKRAGGKALILINPSENSLDADFHAVPTIHLPNTDQKAVFNYLAAAGGKATASFVIGNQTKTKTPLPQVAAFSSRGPTLVSEGDLLKPDISAPGVSILAAVAPPSNSNRKYDLYSGTSMAAPHITGLAAFMQGVHPSWTPMEIKSAMMTTAVPTKNEKGKASRDALAQGAGQVTPRKFFDPGLFVTSDAAQWRGFITEQGIDTGVPALEPKQVNQPSMADGAVTATTSFRRTFRSTRAGTWSIKSDVPGFKVATTPKKLRADRRGDLVDVKFTFTRTNAKLGSYSQGAVTLSGPTSVRLPVALKPVAVAAPTEVTGSGTTGSVTVPLTAGFTGDLDVTAHGLAKSTTVTDSVAAGAADFQCVTVTPGTKLAKFEADAADADADIDVFVLAASTCDTTDPNGQFSLVGQSATASGDEAVTLLNPDAGTYVIEVDGFSAGSSGSPIAYDFDFWDIDAAATAGNLTPTPDPVPVQANKKTSVKVDWTGLDPASHYLGYLAYAGSPDLTMLDVTTP, from the coding sequence GTGACGTTCTCTGGGTGGGCATCGGCCAACAGTTCACGATCGCGCCGGATCCTCGGCGCCGTATCGACGGGTGCGGTCCTGGCCGCCCTGCTCGCGGGGGTGCCCCTCGAGTCGGCGTCCGCCGCGACCGGCGGCAGCTCGCCGGGTGTGACCCTGAAGGCCGGCCGGTACGTCGTCATGCTCCGCGAGCCGTCGGCGACCGGGGCCAGCACGGGGACGACCTTCAACGCCCGCTCGCAGCGGGTGACGGCCTACCGCACGCACCTGCGGCAGACGCACGCCAGCATCGCCAAGCAGTACGGCACCAAGCCGGTCATGGACTTCACGGCCGCGACCAACGGCTTCGTCGCCGACCTCACGAAGGCGCAGGCGCTCGACCTGTCGACCGACAAGCGGGTGCTGCTGCTGGAGAAGTCGCAGACGCTCAAGCTCGACACCTGGCACACGCCGAAGTTCCTCGGCCTGACCGGCAAGAACGGTGCGTGGACCAAGCACGGCGGCGCGAAGAAGGCCGGCGCCGGTGTGGTCGTCGCCGACCTGGACAGCGGCATCTGGCCGGAGTCGAAGTCGTTCGCCGGCGAGAAGCTCACGAAGAAGGCCAAGACGCCCTGGGACATCAAGCGCCGGGGCACCTCGACCCGGATGGAGAAGGCCGACGGCAGCCTCTTCCGCGGTGAGTGCGTGATCGCCGAGAAGTGGGACCGCGACGACTGCAACACCAAGATCATCAGCGCCCGCTACTACGGCGACAGCTTCTTCCAGTCGGTCCCGCCGGCCGACCTCGCCGCCACCGAGAACGTGTCCCCGCGTGACGGCGGGGGCCACGGCACGCACACGGCGAGCACCGCTGCCGGTGACCCGGTCAAGAACGTGACGACCGAGAAGCGGAAGTTCGGCACGGTCATGGGCATGGCCCCGGCCGCCCGGCTGGCCGTCTACAAGGTGTGCTGGGAGGCGGCCGACCCCGACAAGAGCGGCTGCAACAACGCCGACTCCATCGCGGCGATCGACCAGGCCGTGATCGACGGTGCCGACGTCCTCAACTTCTCCATCGGTGGCGGGGCCAGCCCGACCCTCGACGGCGTCGAGCTCGCCTTCGAGGGCGCGGCCGAGGCCGGCATCTTCGTCTCGGCGTCCGCCGGCAACTCCGGACCCGGCGCCTCGACCCTCGACCACCCGTCCCCGTGGCTGACCACGGTGGCCGCGTCGACGGCGTACAACTACGAGAACACGGTCGTGCTCGGCAACGGCAAGAAGCTCGTCGGCGCCTCCATCGCCACCAAGCCCGTCAAGAAGACCAAGGTCGTCGACGCCGCGAAGTCGGCGGCCGCCGGGGTCGACGCCGACGAGGCCGCGCTCTGCGCCCCGGACTCGCTGGACACGGCGAAGGTGAACGGCAAGATCGTGGTCTGCCTGCGCGGCGTCTACGACCGCGTCGCCAAGAGCGCCGAGGTCAAGCGGGCCGGCGGCAAGGCCCTGATCCTGATCAACCCCTCGGAGAACAGCCTCGACGCCGACTTCCACGCGGTGCCGACGATCCACCTCCCCAACACGGACCAGAAGGCGGTGTTCAACTACCTCGCCGCCGCGGGCGGCAAGGCGACCGCGTCGTTCGTGATCGGCAACCAGACGAAGACGAAGACGCCGCTGCCGCAGGTGGCCGCGTTCTCCTCGCGCGGCCCGACCCTGGTGTCGGAGGGTGACCTGCTCAAGCCGGACATCTCGGCGCCCGGCGTCAGCATCCTCGCTGCGGTCGCGCCGCCGTCGAACTCGAACCGCAAGTACGACCTCTACTCCGGTACGTCGATGGCGGCACCGCACATCACCGGTCTCGCCGCCTTCATGCAGGGCGTGCACCCGAGCTGGACGCCGATGGAGATCAAGTCGGCGATGATGACGACCGCGGTGCCGACGAAGAACGAGAAGGGCAAGGCGTCCCGCGACGCGCTCGCCCAGGGCGCGGGCCAGGTGACGCCCCGCAAGTTCTTCGACCCGGGCCTCTTCGTGACCTCGGACGCCGCGCAGTGGCGGGGGTTCATCACCGAGCAGGGGATCGACACCGGCGTACCGGCGCTGGAGCCCAAGCAGGTCAACCAGCCGTCGATGGCCGACGGCGCGGTGACGGCGACGACGTCGTTCCGTCGCACCTTCCGGTCGACGCGCGCCGGCACGTGGAGCATCAAGTCCGACGTGCCGGGCTTCAAGGTGGCGACCACGCCGAAGAAGCTGCGTGCGGACCGGCGCGGCGACCTCGTCGACGTGAAGTTCACCTTCACGCGGACCAACGCCAAGCTCGGCAGCTACAGTCAGGGAGCCGTGACGCTGAGCGGTCCCACCTCGGTCCGGCTGCCGGTCGCGCTCAAGCCGGTCGCCGTGGCCGCCCCCACCGAGGTCACGGGTTCGGGCACCACGGGGTCGGTCACCGTCCCGCTGACCGCCGGCTTCACCGGCGACCTCGACGTCACGGCCCACGGTCTGGCGAAGTCCACCACCGTCACGGACAGTGTCGCCGCCGGCGCCGCGGACTTCCAGTGCGTGACGGTGACCCCGGGCACCAAGCTGGCGAAGTTCGAGGCCGACGCCGCCGACGCGGACGCGGACATCGACGTCTTCGTCCTCGCCGCCTCGACGTGCGACACGACGGACCCGAACGGGCAGTTCAGCCTCGTGGGCCAGTCGGCGACCGCGTCGGGTGACGAGGCCGTGACGCTGCTCAATCCCGATGCCGGCACCTACGTCATCGAGGTCGACGGCTTCTCGGCCGGCTCGTCGGGCAGCCCGATCGCCTACGACTTCGACTTCTGGGACATCGATGCCGCGGCCACGGCCGGGAACCTCACGCCCACGCCCGACCCGGTCCCGGTGCAGGCGAACAAGAAGACATCGGTGAAGGTGGACTGGACCGGGCTCGACCCGGCGTCGCACTACCTGGGCTACCTGGCGTACGCCGGCTCGCCCGACCTCACGATGCTGGACGTCACGACGCCGTAG
- a CDS encoding PadR family transcriptional regulator, producing the protein MSVKQALLALLEEGPRYGYQLRAQFEQRTGATWPLNVGQVYTTLTRLERDGLVVGAGADDEGHVVYRITEAGRGEVATWFTTPVSRTQPPRDELAIKLALAVTVPGVDVGLVIQQQRSASMTALQDYTRLKRRAAEGAQPEDLAWSLVLDSLVFSTEAEIRWLDHCESRLRRAQLERPEVLLDEILAEEADQEANR; encoded by the coding sequence ATGTCGGTGAAGCAGGCGCTGCTCGCGCTGCTCGAGGAGGGACCGCGCTACGGCTACCAGCTGCGCGCGCAGTTCGAGCAACGGACCGGGGCGACCTGGCCGCTCAACGTCGGGCAGGTCTACACGACGCTGACCCGGCTGGAGCGCGACGGGCTGGTCGTGGGCGCCGGCGCCGACGACGAGGGTCACGTGGTCTACCGGATCACCGAGGCCGGCAGGGGAGAGGTCGCCACCTGGTTCACCACCCCGGTCTCCCGGACGCAGCCGCCGCGCGACGAGCTCGCGATCAAGCTCGCGCTCGCCGTCACGGTGCCCGGCGTGGACGTGGGCCTGGTGATCCAGCAGCAGCGCTCCGCGTCGATGACCGCGCTCCAGGACTACACGCGCCTCAAGCGCCGCGCCGCCGAGGGCGCGCAGCCCGAGGACCTGGCCTGGTCGCTGGTGCTCGACTCGCTGGTCTTCTCGACCGAGGCGGAGATCCGCTGGCTCGACCACTGCGAGTCGCGGTTGCGCCGGGCGCAGCTCGAGCGACCGGAGGTCCTGCTCGACGAGATCCTTGCGGAAGAGGCCGACCAGGAGGCCAACCGGTGA
- a CDS encoding ABC transporter ATP-binding protein, which translates to MSAVLQLTDVTRVHGSGETEVHALRAVSFAAHAGELVAVMGPSGSGKSTLLTLAGGLDAPTSGTVQVEGVDLAGLGNTGRARMRRTSIGYVFQDFNLIPALTAAENVALPAELDGAGARAARTAARAALEEVGIGDLWDRFPDNMSGGQQQRVAIARAVVGERRLILADEPTGALDTETGEEILRLLRARCDAGAAGVLVTHEARHAAWADRVVFLRDGVVVDETGSDRADVLLDSGSSR; encoded by the coding sequence GTGAGCGCCGTGCTGCAGCTGACCGACGTCACCCGGGTGCACGGGTCGGGCGAGACCGAGGTGCACGCGCTGCGTGCCGTCTCGTTCGCCGCCCACGCCGGTGAGCTGGTGGCGGTCATGGGCCCCTCCGGATCCGGCAAGTCGACCCTGCTGACCCTGGCCGGCGGCCTCGACGCACCGACGTCGGGCACGGTCCAGGTCGAGGGCGTCGACCTCGCCGGGCTCGGCAACACCGGCCGCGCGCGGATGCGGCGTACGTCGATCGGCTACGTCTTCCAGGACTTCAACCTGATCCCGGCGCTGACCGCGGCCGAGAACGTCGCGCTGCCGGCCGAGCTCGACGGGGCCGGCGCGCGAGCGGCGCGCACCGCGGCGCGGGCGGCGCTCGAGGAGGTCGGCATCGGCGACCTCTGGGACCGCTTCCCCGACAACATGTCCGGCGGTCAGCAGCAGCGCGTCGCGATCGCCCGGGCCGTCGTCGGGGAGCGGCGGCTGATCCTCGCCGACGAGCCGACCGGCGCGCTCGACACCGAGACCGGCGAGGAGATCCTCCGCCTGCTGCGGGCCCGCTGCGACGCCGGCGCGGCCGGCGTCCTGGTGACCCACGAGGCCCGGCACGCCGCCTGGGCCGACCGCGTGGTCTTCCTGCGGGACGGCGTCGTCGTCGACGAGACCGGATCCGACCGGGCCGACGTGCTGCTCGACTCGGGCTCCTCGCGATGA